GAACACCACGACGTGCTGGCCGACGTCGAGTCCGCGCTGGGCCGCAACTATTCGGTCGAAGGCGCGCAGGCCAACCCGTTCCTGCACTTGTCGATGCACCTGTCCATCGACGAACAGATCTCGATCGACCAGCCGCCCGGCATCCGCGATGCCGCCACCGCCCTCACCCTCAAGCTCGACGACGCCCACGCGGCGCAGCACGAAATCATGGAATGCCTGGGGGAGATGATCTGGACCGCCCAGCGCAACGGCACGCCGCCCGATGGGCTGGCGTACGTCGAGGCGATCCGCCGGCGTATCCGATAAGCGTCCGCCAGGCATCCGCTCATCGGATAAATCGTTTACCCAATGCAAAAGGCCACGCATCGCGTGGCCTTTTTACTGTAGCGCCTGGCTTAGTTGGCGGCTGCCACCGGCACCACGGCCGGACCTGGCTGCGCGTTGCCGGTTTCATCGAGCGTGAACGCTTTCAGGCCCAGCACCGAGCTGCTGTACTGGCGAATCTTGTTAGCCAGCACCGGGTCGTTGTTCAGCTTTTGACCATACGATGGCACCATGGCCTTCATCTTGGCATCCCATTCCGGCGTGGCCAGCTTGGCCTTGAACGCGGTTTGCAATACCTTGATCATGATCGGTGGCGCGGTCGAAGCGCCTGGCGAAGCACCGAGCAGGGCCACGATGCTGCCATCGGCCGAACCGACGACTTCGGTACCGAACTGCAGTACG
This is a stretch of genomic DNA from Duganella zoogloeoides. It encodes these proteins:
- a CDS encoding DUF1841 family protein, which gives rise to MFNPSSDDVRRFFCEVFRKQRANDILTPLEAMAADWVRHHPEHHDVLADVESALGRNYSVEGAQANPFLHLSMHLSIDEQISIDQPPGIRDAATALTLKLDDAHAAQHEIMECLGEMIWTAQRNGTPPDGLAYVEAIRRRIR